The Corylus avellana chromosome ca8, CavTom2PMs-1.0 genome has a segment encoding these proteins:
- the LOC132190300 gene encoding uncharacterized protein LOC132190300, translating to MLSSLICGAGSFHQEEEEEIWIDSPYSSPRKSRKKSHGSKSSKNPYSTRGLDKFSALLADLEEKRQKIYLQADSQDISFVRFVHSSSNDWKPIVVKSKDKKEARTKKDPSADLKEVKQQQLPQPQPQPQPQQPRPIMEEANEKAKMSGLWWNMEMGKWRRPSYYLPVAVIFILLLLLVFGRSFAILCTSLGWYVVPNLKESENTRKSTKKKEYVRGLSENKMVMISAHTKEYTRSKSGDVEGKSTRPRGHQKSW from the coding sequence ATGCTGAGTAGTTTGATCTGCGGCGCCGGAAGCTTCCAtcaggaagaagaagaagagatatGGATCGACAGCCCATATTCATcaccaagaaaatcaagaaaaaagagCCATGGCAGCAAAAGCAGCAAGAACCCATATTCCACTCGCGGGCTTGACAAGTTTTCTGCACTTTTAGCTGATCTTGAGGAGAAGAGGCAGAAGATTTACTTGCAAGCCGACTCCCAAGACATCTCCTTCGTGCGATTTGTGCACTCCAGCTCCAACGATTGGAAACCAATTGTTGTAAAATCCAAGGATAAAAAAGAAGCCAGAACAAAGAAGGACCCATCAGCCGATTTGAAAGAAGTCAAGCAGCAGCAGCTGCCGCAGCCGCAGCCGCAGCCGCAGCCGCAGCAGCCGCGGCCAATAATGGAAGAAGCAAACGAGAAGGCTAAGATGAGCGGCCTGTGGTGGAATATGGAGATGGGAAAATGGAGGCGGCCGTCGTATTATCTGCCGGTGGCCGTAATCTTCATTTTGCTGCTCCTGCTTGTTTTCGGGCGATCTTTTGCAATACTCTGCACCTCCCTCGGGTGGTACGTAGTTCCCAATTTGAAGGAGAGCGAAAATACAAGAAAATCGACAAAGAAGAAGGAATATGTACGAGGATTGAGCGAGAATAAAATGGTGATGATCAGCGCGCATACGAAGGAATATACCAGGAGCAAGTCGGGTGACGTGGAAGGAAAGTCAACGCGACCCCGCGGCCATCAGAAAAGCTGGTGA
- the LOC132189512 gene encoding GPN-loop GTPase QQT1: protein MVYGQVVIGPPGSGKTTYCNGMSQFLQLIGRKVAIINLDPANDALPYECAVNIEELIKLSDVMAEHSLGPNGGLVYCMDYLEKNIDWLQSKLEPLVRDHYLLFDFPGQVELFFLHANARTVIMELKKKLNLRLTAVHLVDAHLCSDPGKYVSALLLSLSTMLHLELPHVNVLSKIDLIESYGKLAFNLDFYTDVQDLSYLQHHIGQDPRSAKYRKLTKELCDVIEDYNLVTFTALDIQDRESVGNLVKLIDKTNGYIFAEIEASAVEFSKIAVGPLDWDYYRVAAVQEKYMKDDENSD, encoded by the exons ATGGTGTACGGGCAGGTGGTGATTGGTCCGCCGGGCTCCGGCAAGACCACTTACTGCAACGGCATGTCTCAGTTCCTCCAACTTATCGGAAG GAAGGTTGCGATTATCAATTTGGATCCTGCTAATGACGCATTGCC CTATGAATGTGCTGTGAACATTGAGGAGCTTATAAAACTAAGTGATGTAATGGCGGAGCATTCTCTTGGTCCAAATGGAG GCCTTGTGTATTGTATGGATTATCTGGAGAAAAATATTGATTGGTTGCAATCGAAATTGGAACCTCTTGTGCGAG ATCACTatcttctctttgattttcccGGCCAGGTGGAACTATTTTTCCTTCACGCCAATGCCAGGACAGTTATCATGGAACTCAAAAAGAAGTTGAACCTGAGG TTGACTGCAGTGCATTTAGTTGACGCCCATCTTTGCAGTGACCCTGGGAAGTATGTTAGTGCATTGCTTCTCTCTTTGTCAACCATGCTACATCTAGAACTCCCACACGTTAATGTCTTATCCAAGATTGATTTAATTGAGAGCTACGGAAAGCTAG CTTTCAATCTTGACTTTTATACCGATGTGCAAGATTTGTCTTATTTACAGCACCATATTGGTCAGGATCCTCGCTCTGCCAAGTACAG AAAACTCACTAAGGAGCTATGTGATGTTATAGAAGACTACAATCTCGTTACTTTTACAGCCTTAGATATTCAG GATAGAGAGAGTGTTGGGAATCTAGTGAAGCTGATAGACAAGACCAACGGGTACATTTTTGCAGAAATCGAAGCAAGCGCGGTTGAATTTAGCAAGATTGCAGTTGGTCCTCTTGACTGGGATTATTACAG AGTTGCTGCAGTGCAAGAGAAGTACATGAAAGACGACGAAAATTCTGATTAA
- the LOC132189343 gene encoding LIM domain-containing protein WLIM1-like: MAFAGTTQKCMACDKTVYLVDKLTADNRIYHKACFRCHHCKGTLKLGNYNSFEGVLYCRPHFDQLFKRTGSLDKSFEGTPKIAKPEKPVDGEKPTANKVSSMFGGTRDKCVGCKNTVYPTEKVTVNGTPYHKSCFKCSHGGCVISPSNYIAHEGRLYCKYHHTQLIKEKGNLSQLEGEHEKDAMNEKSNGREVAAET; encoded by the exons ATGGCATTTGCAGGAACAACCCAGAAATGCATGGCCTGTGACAAGACTGTCTATCTGGTTGACAAGTTAACCGCCGATAACCGTATCTACCACAAAGCCTGCTTCCGATGCCATCACTGCAAAGGAACTCTCAAG CTCGGCAATTACAATTCCTTTGAGGGAGTACTCTATTGCAGGCCACACTTTGATCAGCTGTTCAAAAGAACTGGCAGCCTTGACAAAAGCTTTGAAG GGACaccaaaaattgcaaaaccGGAGAAACCTGTTGATGGTGAG AAACCAACCGCAAATAAGGTTTCAAGTATGTTTGGTGGAACTAGAGACAAATGTGTCGGCTGCAAAAACACCGTCTATCCTACTGAGAAG GTTACGGTAAATGGGACTCCTTATCACAAGAGCTGTTTCAAATGCTCCCATGGAGGGTGTGTAATCAGCCCATCAAACTACATAGCACACGAGGGGCGACTCTACTGCAAATATCACCACACTCAACTcatcaaggaaaaaggaaactTAAGCCAGCTTGAGGGAGAACATGAGAAGGATGCAATGAATGAGAAATCCAATGGCAGGGAAGTTGCTGCTGAGACATGA